A stretch of the Pantoea nemavictus genome encodes the following:
- a CDS encoding MFS transporter, translating into MTNEVCVNAHEEVLDRDEQIRPAWRAVFSLTMGVFGLLTAEYLPASLLTPMAQNFQVSESLTGQAVTITALIALFAGLMVPRLTRAMNRRTILLSFTVLMIVSNVLVALSTSIVMLLAMRVLLGIALGGFWSMAAAVAMRLVPERLVPRALSIIFSGIALGTVVAVPLGSYIGGLFGWRSAFFVAAAVGAITLIFQWFTLPGMAPVVRGKTASVYSLLQRPGVSVGMLGCVLAHTGQYALFTYIRPALETLAHVGSETLALILLGFGLANFVGTLAAGWLMERSLRLTLIVMPTLVGAAALALLTLPVSLTGLTLLVMLWGFAFGGVPVAWSSWVARALPDEAESAGGMVVAAVQSSIAIGAAIGGLVYGISGITGVFLTAGCIMLVAAMVIAYRVRVSPVVTGTGSRSFH; encoded by the coding sequence ATGACAAACGAAGTCTGTGTGAATGCGCACGAGGAAGTCTTAGACCGTGATGAGCAAATTCGGCCCGCCTGGCGGGCGGTGTTTTCGTTAACCATGGGCGTATTTGGCTTGCTAACCGCAGAATACTTGCCGGCGAGTTTATTAACGCCCATGGCGCAGAATTTTCAGGTGTCAGAATCACTTACAGGTCAGGCCGTCACGATTACGGCGTTAATTGCGTTATTTGCCGGGTTAATGGTCCCGCGCCTGACGCGTGCGATGAATCGGCGCACCATATTGTTGAGTTTTACGGTGTTGATGATCGTTTCAAATGTGCTGGTGGCGCTATCCACAAGCATCGTTATGTTGCTGGCGATGCGCGTCTTGCTGGGGATCGCTCTCGGTGGATTCTGGAGCATGGCGGCGGCGGTGGCAATGCGACTGGTGCCTGAGAGGTTAGTACCGCGCGCACTGTCGATTATTTTTAGTGGTATCGCGTTAGGCACCGTTGTGGCTGTCCCTCTGGGAAGCTACATTGGCGGCCTTTTTGGCTGGCGTAGTGCCTTTTTTGTCGCCGCTGCAGTCGGGGCAATCACCTTAATTTTTCAGTGGTTCACGCTTCCCGGTATGGCGCCGGTTGTTCGGGGTAAAACAGCATCGGTTTATTCTCTTCTGCAGCGGCCTGGCGTTAGCGTGGGGATGCTGGGCTGCGTGCTGGCACACACCGGGCAGTATGCGCTTTTTACCTACATACGTCCGGCACTTGAAACGCTCGCGCATGTTGGAAGTGAAACACTTGCGCTAATTTTGCTGGGATTTGGACTGGCTAATTTTGTTGGGACGCTAGCGGCAGGATGGTTGATGGAACGAAGCTTACGCCTGACGCTGATCGTGATGCCCACGTTAGTAGGGGCGGCTGCACTCGCTCTGTTAACCCTGCCGGTATCACTGACAGGACTTACTCTGCTGGTTATGTTGTGGGGCTTTGCATTTGGCGGCGTGCCGGTAGCCTGGTCCAGCTGGGTAGCGCGTGCTTTACCCGATGAGGCTGAGAGTGCAGGAGGAATGGTGGTAGCCGCCGTTCAATCCTCAATTGCCATCGGTGCCGCTATTGGGGGACTGGTTTATGGCATAAGCGGCATCACCGGAGTATTCCTCACCGCGGGATGCATAATGCTGGTTGCGGCAATGGTTATTGCCTATCGGGTCAGGGTATCCCCAGTCGTGACCGGTACCGGAAGCCGGTCATTTCACTAA
- a CDS encoding AraC family transcriptional regulator, with translation MNATNPFALSSELISELLAGLRLHGVQYRRIQTGNTFGLNFASRPGHAYLHYVAVGDVLLRTPGGRCLTLSAGEAVFIPHGIEHQLLSATTVEVMNIDDLETAPLDDNVSGLDSCPSTQETPSAVMFFGCMEINLGSMQRLAGAMPEIMLADAQGTHWPGLMHILDAMKREICSGRVGYAGILARLADVVAAMFIRGWVENGCDNSSGLAAALRDPRLARAILAIHREPARDWSVAQLAAESHISRSAFAERFQATIGIPPLRYATEVRMQLAIRWLSSEKITIDAASQRLGYSSQAAFSRAFKRVTGKSPGTLRIPS, from the coding sequence ATGAACGCGACCAATCCCTTTGCCCTCTCGTCTGAACTCATCAGTGAACTGCTTGCAGGTCTGCGGCTACATGGCGTGCAGTATCGGCGTATACAGACTGGCAATACCTTTGGTTTGAACTTTGCCAGTCGGCCTGGTCACGCTTATTTGCACTATGTTGCCGTGGGAGATGTGCTGCTTAGAACCCCAGGTGGCCGTTGTCTTACGCTTTCAGCGGGTGAAGCGGTCTTTATTCCACACGGCATAGAGCACCAGCTGTTGTCGGCAACCACCGTTGAAGTGATGAATATCGATGATTTAGAGACAGCACCACTGGATGACAACGTGAGTGGACTTGATAGCTGTCCCAGCACCCAAGAGACGCCCAGTGCGGTGATGTTTTTTGGTTGCATGGAGATCAATTTAGGCAGCATGCAGCGGCTAGCAGGGGCGATGCCTGAAATTATGCTTGCCGATGCACAGGGCACTCACTGGCCTGGACTCATGCATATACTTGATGCGATGAAACGCGAGATATGCTCCGGACGCGTGGGCTATGCCGGCATCCTTGCCAGGTTGGCCGATGTCGTTGCCGCGATGTTTATCAGGGGTTGGGTGGAAAACGGTTGTGATAACAGCTCAGGACTGGCAGCGGCCCTGCGTGATCCGCGTTTGGCCCGCGCCATTCTGGCCATTCATCGCGAACCGGCTCGGGATTGGAGTGTGGCACAGCTCGCCGCTGAATCGCATATCTCCCGATCCGCATTCGCGGAGAGGTTTCAGGCAACAATCGGTATACCTCCCCTGCGATATGCAACGGAAGTGCGCATGCAACTGGCTATCCGCTGGTTGTCGTCAGAAAAAATCACCATCGACGCTGCATCACAACGCTTAGGTTACTCCTCGCAAGCCGCATTCAGTCGGGCATTTAAACGCGTGACAGGCAAGTCTCCTGGAACACTGCGTATTCCGAGCTGA
- a CDS encoding LysR family transcriptional regulator gives MELRHLRYFVAVAETLHFTRAAAMLGISQPPLSQQIQRLEHEIGTPLLKRLTRGVELTDAGRAFLNDAAEIVQLADHALEKARGMARGISGQMSLGFASSVAFGAPVFDLIHRFKTRYPAMELITREENMALLMQDLRDGLLDAAFIRLPCESSKAFNLKVIATERMMVALPVGHACSHLHTIALSQLVDETLIMFPREVAPSLYELIVSTCLRAGFITTRFIQAPQITSSLGMVGAGCGIALVPQSMCCVNNPHITFCEIENNTLFTDIAFAWQRNNPSRTVMHLLNLINA, from the coding sequence ATGGAACTTCGCCATCTGCGTTATTTTGTAGCCGTTGCTGAGACGCTACATTTCACTCGTGCCGCAGCGATGTTGGGCATTTCTCAGCCGCCGCTGAGCCAGCAAATCCAGCGGCTGGAACACGAGATTGGGACACCGTTACTGAAACGTTTGACGCGCGGTGTTGAACTTACCGACGCGGGCAGGGCATTCCTGAATGATGCCGCAGAGATTGTGCAGCTGGCTGACCATGCGCTCGAGAAAGCCCGAGGCATGGCGCGGGGCATAAGCGGGCAGATGTCGCTGGGGTTCGCCAGTTCAGTCGCCTTCGGTGCACCGGTGTTTGATCTTATTCACCGTTTTAAAACACGTTATCCGGCGATGGAGCTCATCACGCGTGAAGAGAACATGGCTTTACTGATGCAGGATTTGCGGGATGGATTGCTCGATGCGGCGTTTATTCGCCTGCCGTGTGAAAGCAGCAAAGCGTTCAACCTGAAGGTTATCGCTACTGAGAGAATGATGGTTGCGTTACCTGTGGGTCATGCATGTAGCCATCTGCACACCATTGCGTTATCACAGCTGGTGGATGAAACATTGATTATGTTTCCGCGTGAAGTCGCTCCCAGCCTCTATGAGCTGATCGTCAGCACGTGTCTGCGTGCGGGGTTCATAACGACACGATTTATTCAGGCGCCACAGATTACATCGTCTCTCGGCATGGTGGGCGCAGGTTGCGGAATCGCGCTGGTGCCACAGTCAATGTGCTGCGTGAACAACCCACACATCACGTTTTGTGAAATAGAGAATAACACTCTGTTCACCGATATCGCTTTTGCCTGGCAACGCAATAATCCCTCCAGGACAGTGATGCATTTGCTCAATTTAATTAATGCGTGA
- the budA gene encoding acetolactate decarboxylase produces the protein MCNFVSDCSCEEQLKETVLKLNDDSPEKVIYQTSLMSALLSGVYDGSTTVSDLLNKGDFGLGTFNQLDGELIAFDSKVYQLRSDGSANPAKPEQQTPFAVMTFFKPEHHHRFSGTATREEVHRVIDSKITSDNQFCAMRISGRFQSVQTRTVPCQCRPYRSMPEVLGDQPTFAFKQTPGELIGFRTPQYMQGINVAGYHEHFITDDRQGGGHILDYVLEEGTLTFGAISKLVIDLPRDTEFLQAELNPHNLDEAIRAVES, from the coding sequence ATGTGTAATTTTGTATCTGACTGTTCATGCGAGGAACAGCTGAAAGAGACCGTCTTAAAACTCAATGATGATTCACCAGAAAAGGTTATCTATCAGACCTCCCTGATGAGCGCGCTGCTGAGTGGTGTTTATGACGGATCCACCACGGTGTCGGACTTATTAAACAAAGGCGATTTTGGTCTGGGTACGTTCAACCAGCTTGATGGCGAACTTATCGCCTTCGACAGCAAAGTCTATCAGTTACGCTCCGATGGCAGCGCCAATCCTGCCAAACCCGAGCAACAAACGCCGTTTGCAGTAATGACCTTTTTCAAACCTGAACATCATCACCGCTTTAGCGGAACCGCGACGCGAGAAGAGGTTCACCGGGTTATCGACAGTAAAATCACTTCAGACAATCAGTTCTGCGCCATGCGCATCAGTGGCCGATTCCAGTCGGTTCAGACTCGTACCGTTCCCTGTCAGTGCCGCCCTTATCGCTCGATGCCTGAGGTGCTGGGCGATCAGCCAACCTTTGCATTCAAACAGACCCCGGGTGAACTGATTGGCTTCCGAACGCCGCAGTACATGCAGGGGATTAATGTGGCCGGTTATCACGAGCACTTTATTACTGATGACCGGCAAGGCGGCGGACACATCCTCGACTATGTGCTCGAGGAGGGAACGCTGACCTTTGGCGCGATTAGCAAGCTGGTGATTGATCTCCCCCGGGATACCGAATTCCTCCAGGCAGAGCTCAATCCTCACAATCTTGATGAAGCCATTCGGGCCGTTGAAAGCTAA